Proteins encoded by one window of Dreissena polymorpha isolate Duluth1 chromosome 11, UMN_Dpol_1.0, whole genome shotgun sequence:
- the LOC127850285 gene encoding small VCP/p97-interacting protein-like: MGHCMSCCEDSEVNQPSPETRRRELAAAAERRQKENEGRGVKDPEAVKRKQKKKEEMDKMPNRPQGDSNLKWQVS; this comes from the exons ATGGGGCATTGCATGTCTTGCTGTGAGGATAGTGAAGTTAATCAACCGTCGCCT GAAACAAGACGTAGGGAATTGGCAGCAGCTGCAGAAAGACGGCAGAAGGAAAATGAAGGCAGGGGCGTGAAAGACCCGGAGGCAGTGAAAAGAAAACAGAAGAAGAAGGAAGAAATGGATAAAATGCCCAACAGACCGCAAGGGGATTCAAACCTGAAG TGGCAAGTGTCGTAG